One window of Aricia agestis chromosome 20, ilAriAges1.1, whole genome shotgun sequence genomic DNA carries:
- the LOC121737274 gene encoding murinoglobulin-2-like isoform X2, translating to MWWLFFLLIPAQAQVNTPQNFTSPCLDQNHIFFVPGVLAAGGSSRACLSRFHPDGQARMIITLVTEDGQRVSASRDLATGDGGCLDLSVPQKPNTKADVNVNVRYIDGNCVWTQRVPVRIAASKVLVVHTERARYRPGEVLKFRVLALKTDLTPVSTAVEEIWLEGPGSWEVKAAQWNRVRTRTGLVQLQHELDELAPPGKWTLRARLDDGSQGSSTFLVGNYELPPFQLTVRHSAKVLRSSERLSWTVCVRYPWSEAVEGMLVIRIRGAGSSAGIRTAVRLRARACHRHAAAARRIQLDKMAADDVVIADFSFQEEGTRVWQNTTVVSQVVENPVSLEFLVKHKPVISPGLPYKLKIEATRWDDKPATNELVHVCRSPATSENDARVTNAACVDALTDDSGVARVMFTVEEHASPYYVFEASARNTHIRLVAHSAVSGARSAFGPLRAARTRSILPLYLRLPAHSNTPVTVHFVVITRGGTIYRWGATTQCPTHDSDQIHTTTRNSICPTLDIPRRSNLIITNSSDLDSLKDFHAAKIMLPLKMSHQMCPDSYLFAYFQYDGELVTASKHFEMEECFTNEVELSWDNRITPPGSTATLTLSTLGPALCALSAIDNAAKWTNPPHELKDEVMQQLRRVIQTQRNITQYDAAGDCFLTSEEPFDEGSELSASGVRSIGAGARPRCVRGPQSLTDEIKPRTDFAEAWLWRLLPVGSNGTGVTSAVTPDSVTRYEASAFCLSKTGVAVSQPAVLQVFREFFIHADGPKQLRRGDTTIMRYRLFNYLYESLSVQVTVASDQSLDILERTELLCIRARSSVARRLTITARELGEGSLRIRAEPKRGACGNNTTAGSGDEVVIKVKVEPEGVPTHDYKSALLCANTGFGASDETWKWPQVQATPGSESLIVWVTGDLNGPLLADADSLILLPRGCGEQNMQRLAANYLASLLQNSSPNTITTRLHMARGFVRQMQYLHPSGGFSAFGPSDPVPSTWLTAFCVRYLRRIHQTLYPDSPVPDFINRAERWLIDQQMENGCFRNEGQIFHRELRGGIEDDGEIASVALTAYTISSLMESTTILPYRIIKNSLSCFRALPPAKSKTSSKIYAHSILAYTLMRLRRYEAELAKMNEASPWEKPSALKDSEEMRELVDLIRVAKRSGEFVWWDSGNLATSIEATGYALLALAECPVTLQPTCAVDARAAVLWLSTHRSVGGGFVSTQDTLVALEALLRWSTILPPPSNLRVRIQSKYTTEAVNLAPGMTIPNVIKMDISDKLSVTVEGTGCALVQATRSYSSTGATSRQSLSADVSVRTDGPFNCDNTTNCYCAAIVDACVIWRGPLPAMSLAELSLPASYAADAGMLYAQLKKTNTTASHRVVHERG from the exons CTCACCATGTCTGGACCAGAACCACATATTCTTCGTGCCAGGAGTGCTGGCAGCTGGTGGAAGCAGTAGAGCCTGCCTGTCGCGGTTCCATCCTGACGGCCAGGCGCGGATGATCATCACCCTGGTCACGGAAGATGGGCAGAGAGTGTCTGCTAGCAGGGATCTTGCTACAG gggACGGCGGCTGTCTCGACCTGTCGGTTCCGCAAAAACCGAACACAAAGGCTGATGTGAATGTCAATGTCAG ATACATAGACGGCAACTGCGTCTGGACACAACGTGTGCCCGTCCGCATCGCCGCCAGCAAAGTACTGGTGGTCCACACTGAGCGGGCACGGTACCGACCCGGGGAAGTGCTGAAATTTCGGGTGCTGGCGCTGAAAACTGACCTCACGCCGGTCAGCACTGCG GTAGAAGAAATATGGCTGGAGGGTCCAGGGTCCTGGGAGGTGAAGGCAGCCCAGTGGAACCGCGTGCGCACCAGGACAGGTCTGGTGCAGCTGCAGCATGAACTGGACGAGCTCGCTCCACCTGGGAAGTGGACCTTGAGGGCACGGCTAGATGATGGGTCACAG GGTTCTTCAACTTTTCTGGTGGGAAACTATGAGCTCCCTCCATTTCAACTGACAGTGCGACACTCCGCCAAGGTGCTGCGCTCCAGTGAAAGACTGTCGTGGACTGTGTGCGTTAG GTATCCTTGGTCAGAAGCAGTAGAAGGTATGCTGGTCATCCGCATCCGAGGTGCTGGCTCTTCAGCTGGTATACGTACGGCGGTGCGGCTGCGCGCCCGCGCCTGCCATCGCCATGCCGCCGCCGCCAGACGAATACAGCTGGACAAGATGGCCGCTGATGACGTGGTGATTGCTGACTTCTCGTTCCAG GAAGAGGGTACTAGGGTTTGGCAGAACACTACCGTCGTGTCACAGGTCGTAGAGAATCCAGTGAGCTTGGAGTTCTTGGTTAAACACAAACCTGTCATTTCACCTGGACTACCGTATAAGTTGAAG ATCGAAGCCACCCGTTGGGACGACAAACCAGCCACAAACGAACTCGTCCACGTGTGTCGCTCGCCTGCCACAAGCGAGAACGACGCGCGAGTAACAAACGCGGCGTGTGTAGACGCCCTTACCGACGACAGCGGCGTCGCGCGTGTCATGTTCACCGTGGAGGAGCACGCCAGCCCGTACTATGTGTTTGAG gCCAGTGCCCGTAACACACACATAAGGCTGGTCGCACACAGCGCGGTGAGCGGCGCGCGCTCGGCGTTCGGCCCGCTCCGCGCCGCACGAACGCGCTCTATACTGCCGCTGTATTTGCGACTACCCGCACACAGCAATACTCCGGTCACTGTGCACTTTGTT GTAATAACTCGAGGTGGTACAATATACCGGTGGGGAGCCACCACGCAATGTCCCACTCACGACTCAGACCAGATCCACACCACCACCAGAAACAGCATTTGTCCAACCCTGGACATCCCCCGGAGAAGTAACCTGATCATCACCAACTCATCAGATTTAGACTCTTTGAAGGACTTCCACGCTGCCAAGATAATGCTTCCACTGAAAATGAGCCACCAAATGTGCCCAGATAGCTATCTATTCGCGTATTTCCAGTATGATGGTGAACTTGTGACGGCAAGCAAGCATTTCGAAATGGAGGAATGTTTTACGAATGAG GTGGAACTATCTTGGGACAACCGTATAACGCCTCCTGGGTCCACCGCAACTCTAACCCTCTCTACACTCGGTCCAGCTCTCTGTGCCCTCTCAGCTATAGACAATGCTGCCAAATGGACAAACCCACCACACGAGCTGAAGGACGAAGTGATGCAGCAACTACGAAGAGTTATACAGACGCAGAGGAATATCACGCAGTATGATGCAGCGGGGGATTGTTTCTTGA CCTCAGAGGAGCCATTCGATGAAGGCTCCGAGCTATCTGCGAGTGGAGTCCGTAGTATAGGCGCGGGTGCACGGCCGCGCTGCGTGCGGGGACCACAATCACTCACTGATGAAATTAAACCGAGGACTGATTTTGCTGAG GCATGGCTATGGCGTCTTCTCCCAGTTGGCTCTAACGGCACTGGAGTCACGTCTGCTGTAACCCCAGACTCCGTCACCAGATACGAGGCGTCCGCCTTCTGTCTGTCCAAGACCGGGGTTGCTGTGTCACAACCTGCTGTATTACAG GTGTTTCGTGAATTTTTCATCCACGCGGACGGTCCCAAACAACTACGACGCGGCGACACCACCATCATGCGATATCGCCTCTTCAATTATCTATACGAGTCTCTCAGC GTACAAGTAACAGTAGCATCAGACCAATCTCTGGATATTCTAGAACGTACAGAGCTGTTATGCATAAGAGCTAGATCATCCGTAGCTCGTAGACTTACCATCACAGCTAGAGAGTTAGGTGAGGGTAGTTTGAGGATACGCGCTGAACCCAAGAGAGGCGCTTGTGGTAATAACACTACTGCTGGGAGTGG aGATGAAGTAGTTATTAAAGTAAAGGTGGAACCTGAAGGCGTCCCGACACACGATTACAAATCTGCATTACTTTGTG CCAACACCGGTTTCGGAGCTTCGGACGAGACGTGGAAATGGCCCCAAGTGCAAGCAACGCCGGGATCAGAGAGCTTGATCGTTTGGGTCACGGGAGATCTGAATGGACCCTTGTTAGCT GATGCAGACTCCCTAATCCTCCTACCCCGTGGGTGTGGGGAACAGAACATGCAGCGCCTCGCCGCCAACTACCTCGCGTCGCTGCTGCAGAACTCCTCCCCAAATACCATCACCACAAGACTGCATATGGCTAGAG GTTTCGTCCGTCAAATGCAGTACCTCCACCCATCAGGTGGGTTCAGCGCGTTCGGTCCCTCAGACCCCGTACCCTCCACCTGGCTCACCGCCTTCTGCGTCAGATACCTGAGGAGAATACACCAG ACATTATACCCAGATTCTCCAGTGCCAGATTTCATTAATCGCGCTGAACGATGGCTGATCGACCAGCAGATGGAAAACGGATGCTTTAGGAACGAGGGGCAGATTTTCCATAGAGAACTTAGG GGTGGAATAGAAGACGACGGTGAAATAGCCAGCGTAGCTCTCACAGCATACACCATCTCATCTCTCATGGAAAGCACCACCATACTCCCATACCGCATCATCAAGAACTCCCTATCATGCTTCCGTGCGCTACCGCCAGCTAAATCCAAGACGTCCTCCAAGATATACGCTCATTCCATACTAGCTTATACTCTAATGAGGTTGAGGAGGTATGAGGCGGAATTGGCGAAGATGAACGAGGCTAGTCCTTGGGAGAAACCGTCAGCGTTGAAGGATAGTGAGGAAATGAGGGAGCTGGTGGATTTAATACGAGTGGCAAAAAGAAGTGGGGAGTTCGTTTGGTGGGATTCTG GTAATCTAGCAACGTCAATAGAGGCGACAGGGTACGCGTTGCTGGCGCTAGCGGAGTGTCCAGTGACTCTCCAGCCAACTTGCGCGGTGGATGCGCGAGCCGCTGTACTGTGGCTGTCCACACATAGAAGTGTTGGCGGGGGATTTGTGTCTACTCAG GATACCCTAGTAGCACTAGAAGCATTGCTCCGTTGGTCCACTATCCTACCTCCACCAAGTAACTTAAGAGTGAGAATACAGAGCAAGTACACAACTGAAGCTGTGAATTTGGCTCCAGGGATGACTATACCCAATGTCATCAAGATGGACATCAGTGACAAACTTAGTGTCACTGTTGAAG GTACGGGGTGTGCGCTGGTGCAAGCGACTCGCAGCTACAGCAGCACTGGCGCGACATCGCGCCAGTCGCTGTCAGCCGATGTATCGGTGCGAACTGACGGGCCTTTCAACTGCGATAACACCACTAACTGTTACTGCGCTGCGATTGTTGAT gCATGTGTGATATGGCGCGGCCCGCTGCCCGCCATGAGTCTAGCGGAGTTGTCGCTGCCGGCGAGCTACGCGGCGGACGCTGGCATGCTGTACGCGCAGCTTAAGAAAACTAACAC